From a single Miscanthus floridulus cultivar M001 chromosome 8, ASM1932011v1, whole genome shotgun sequence genomic region:
- the LOC136473889 gene encoding NADPH-dependent pterin aldehyde reductase-like, which produces MTAPKPGGGAAAAARAAAAARAAAAAAGPRTVLITGVSRGLGRALALELARRGHAVVGCGRSAEHLRSLEAEITSPSRHLLTVADVRSDSSVAELAKAVVEKKQVPDIIVNNAGTINKNNKTWNVPAVDFDMVVDTNIKGTANVLRHFVPLMIEKRHGIIINLSSGWGRSAAAEVAPYCASKWAIEGLTRSLAKELPPGLAAIALSPGVVNTDMLTSCFGSSAALYQTTETWAPKATTMILSLSLDDNGASLTV; this is translated from the exons ATGACGGCGCCCAAGCCTGGCGGGGGagcggcggccgcggcgcgggcggcggccgcggcgcgggcggcggccgcggcggcggggccCAGGACGGTGCTCATCACGGGGGTCAGCAGGGGGCTGGGCCGGGCCCTGGCGCTCGAGCTCGCGCGTCGCGGGCACGCGGTGGTCGGCTGCGGCCGCTCCGCCGAGCACCTCCGCTCCCTCGAGGCAGAGATCACGTCGCCGTCGCGCCACTTACTCACCGTCGCCGATGTC AGGTCTGACAGCAGTGTGGCCGAGCTGGCAAAGGCTGTTGTGGAAAAGAAGCAAGTTCCAGATATTATAG TAAACAATGCTGGTACAATAAACAAGAATAACAAGACATGGAATGTTCCAGCGGTTGATTTTGATATGGTGGTCGATACAAATATCAAGGGAACAGCAAATGTGCTTCGCCATTTCGTACCACTTATGATAGAGAAGAGACATGGGATTATAATCAATCTATCCTCTGGTTGGGGAAGATCTGCTGCTGCAGAG GTGGCTCCATATTGTGCTTCGAAGTGGGCGATTGAGGGCTTAACACGCTCGTTGGCTAAAGAGCTGCCTCCTGGATTGGCAGCCATTGCTCTTAGCCCTGGTGTCGTGAATACTGACATGCTTACTTCATGCTTTGGAAGCTCAGCCGCATTATATCAAACAACTGAAACATG GGCACCCAAGGCAACTACAATGATACTAAGCCTTTCACTCGACGATAACGGTGCCTCCTTGACTGTATGA